From a region of the Pongo abelii isolate AG06213 chromosome 9, NHGRI_mPonAbe1-v2.0_pri, whole genome shotgun sequence genome:
- the TUB gene encoding tubby protein homolog isoform X2, with protein sequence MTSKPHSDWIPYSVLDDEGRNLRQQKLDRQRALLEQKQKKKRQEPLMVQANADGRPRSRRARQSEEQAPLVESYLSSSGSTSYQGTSGPAALAEDKSEAQGPVQILTVGQSDHAQDAGETAAGGGERPSGQDLRATMQRKGISSSMSFEEDEEDEEENSSSSSQLNSNTRPSSATSRKSVREAASAPSPTAPEQPVDVEVQDLEEFALRPAPQGITIKCRITRDKKGMDRGMYPTYFLHLDREDGKKVFLLAGRKRKKSKTSNYLISVDPTDLSRGGDSYIGKLRSNLMGTKFTVYDNGVNPQKASSSTLESGTLRQELAAVCYETNVLGFKGPRKMSVIVPGMNMVHERVSIRPRNEHETLLARWQNKNTESIIELQNKTPVWNDDTQSYVLNFHGRVTQASVKNFQIIHGNDPDYIVMQFGRVAEDVFTMDYNYPLCALQAFAIALSSFDSKLACE encoded by the exons ATGACTTCCAAGCCGCATTCCGACTGGATTCCCTACAG TGTCTTAGATGATGAGGGCAGAAACCTGAGGCAGCAGAAGCTTGATCGGCAG CGGGCCCTGCTggagcagaagcagaagaagaagcGCCAGGAGCCCCTGATGGTGCAGGCCAATGCAGATGGGCGGCCCCGGAGCCGGCGGGCCCGGCAGTCGGAGGAACAAGCCCCCCTGGTGGAGTCCTAcctcagcagcagtggcagcaccAGCTACCAAG GCACCAGCGGGCCAGCAGCACTGGCAGAAGACAAGTCTGAGGCCCAAGGCCCAGTGCAGATCCTGACTGTGGGCCAGTCAGACCACGCCCAGGACGCAGGGGAGACGGCAGCTGGTGGGGGCGAACGGCCCAGCGGGCAGGATCTCCGTGCCACGATGCAGAGGAAGG GCATCTCCAGCAGCATGAGCTTTGAAGAGgatgaggaggatgaggaggagaatAGCTCCAGCTCCTCCCAGCTAAATAGTAACACCCGCCCCAGCTCTGCTACTAGCAGGAAGTCCGtcagg GAGGCAGCCTCAGCCCCTAGCCCAACAGCTCCAGAGCAACCAGTGGACGTTGAGGTCCAGGATCTTGAGGAGTTTGCACTGAGGCCGGCCCCCCAGGGTATCACCATCAAATGCCGCATCACTCGGGACAAGAAAGGGATGGACCGGGGCATGTACCCCACCTACTTTCTGCACCTGGACCGTGAGGACGGGAAGAAG gTGTTCCTCCTGgcgggaaggaagagaaagaagagtaaaacTTCCAATTACCTCATCTCTGTGGACCCAACAGACTTGTCTCGAGGAGGGGACAGCTATATCGGGAAATTGCG GTCCAACTTGATGGGCACCAAGTTCACTGTTTATGACAATGGAGTCAACCCTCAGAAGGCCTCATCCTCCACTTTGGAAAGTGGAACCTTACGTCAGGAGCTGGCAGCTGTGTGCTAC GAGACAAACGTCTTAGGCTTCAAGGGGCCTCGGAAGATGAGCGTGATTGTCCCAGGCATGAACATGGTTCATGAGAGAGTCTCTATCCGCCCCCGCAAC GAGCATGAGACACTGCTAGCACGCTGGCAGAATAAGAACACGGAGAGTATCATCGAGCTGCAAAACAAGACACCTGTCTGGAATGATGACACACAGTCCTATGTACTCAACTTCCACGGGCGCGTCACACAGGCCTCCGTGAAGAACTTCCAGATCATCCATGGCAATGACC CGGACTACATCGTGATGCAGTTTGGCCGGGTAGCAGAGGATGTGTTCACCATGGATTACAACTACCCGCTGTGTGCGCTGCAGGCCTTTGCCATTGCCCTGTCCAGCTTCGACAGCAAGCTGGCGTGCGAGTAG
- the TUB gene encoding tubby protein homolog isoform X1 — MTSKPHSDWIPYSVLDDEGRNLRQQKLDRQRALLEQKQKKKRQEPLMVQANADGRPRSRRARQSEEQAPLVESYLSSSGSTSYQVQEADSLASVQLGATRPTAPASAKRTKAAATAGGQGGTARKEKKGKHKGTSGPAALAEDKSEAQGPVQILTVGQSDHAQDAGETAAGGGERPSGQDLRATMQRKGISSSMSFEEDEEDEEENSSSSSQLNSNTRPSSATSRKSVREAASAPSPTAPEQPVDVEVQDLEEFALRPAPQGITIKCRITRDKKGMDRGMYPTYFLHLDREDGKKVFLLAGRKRKKSKTSNYLISVDPTDLSRGGDSYIGKLRSNLMGTKFTVYDNGVNPQKASSSTLESGTLRQELAAVCYETNVLGFKGPRKMSVIVPGMNMVHERVSIRPRNEHETLLARWQNKNTESIIELQNKTPVWNDDTQSYVLNFHGRVTQASVKNFQIIHGNDPDYIVMQFGRVAEDVFTMDYNYPLCALQAFAIALSSFDSKLACE; from the exons ATGACTTCCAAGCCGCATTCCGACTGGATTCCCTACAG TGTCTTAGATGATGAGGGCAGAAACCTGAGGCAGCAGAAGCTTGATCGGCAG CGGGCCCTGCTggagcagaagcagaagaagaagcGCCAGGAGCCCCTGATGGTGCAGGCCAATGCAGATGGGCGGCCCCGGAGCCGGCGGGCCCGGCAGTCGGAGGAACAAGCCCCCCTGGTGGAGTCCTAcctcagcagcagtggcagcaccAGCTACCAAG TTCAAGAGGCCGACTCACTTGCCAGTGTGCAGCTGGGAGCCACGCGCCCAACAGCACCAGCTTCAGCCAAGAGAACCAAGGCGGCAGCCACAGCAGGGGGCCAGGGTGGCACCGctaggaaggagaagaagggaaaGCACAAAG GCACCAGCGGGCCAGCAGCACTGGCAGAAGACAAGTCTGAGGCCCAAGGCCCAGTGCAGATCCTGACTGTGGGCCAGTCAGACCACGCCCAGGACGCAGGGGAGACGGCAGCTGGTGGGGGCGAACGGCCCAGCGGGCAGGATCTCCGTGCCACGATGCAGAGGAAGG GCATCTCCAGCAGCATGAGCTTTGAAGAGgatgaggaggatgaggaggagaatAGCTCCAGCTCCTCCCAGCTAAATAGTAACACCCGCCCCAGCTCTGCTACTAGCAGGAAGTCCGtcagg GAGGCAGCCTCAGCCCCTAGCCCAACAGCTCCAGAGCAACCAGTGGACGTTGAGGTCCAGGATCTTGAGGAGTTTGCACTGAGGCCGGCCCCCCAGGGTATCACCATCAAATGCCGCATCACTCGGGACAAGAAAGGGATGGACCGGGGCATGTACCCCACCTACTTTCTGCACCTGGACCGTGAGGACGGGAAGAAG gTGTTCCTCCTGgcgggaaggaagagaaagaagagtaaaacTTCCAATTACCTCATCTCTGTGGACCCAACAGACTTGTCTCGAGGAGGGGACAGCTATATCGGGAAATTGCG GTCCAACTTGATGGGCACCAAGTTCACTGTTTATGACAATGGAGTCAACCCTCAGAAGGCCTCATCCTCCACTTTGGAAAGTGGAACCTTACGTCAGGAGCTGGCAGCTGTGTGCTAC GAGACAAACGTCTTAGGCTTCAAGGGGCCTCGGAAGATGAGCGTGATTGTCCCAGGCATGAACATGGTTCATGAGAGAGTCTCTATCCGCCCCCGCAAC GAGCATGAGACACTGCTAGCACGCTGGCAGAATAAGAACACGGAGAGTATCATCGAGCTGCAAAACAAGACACCTGTCTGGAATGATGACACACAGTCCTATGTACTCAACTTCCACGGGCGCGTCACACAGGCCTCCGTGAAGAACTTCCAGATCATCCATGGCAATGACC CGGACTACATCGTGATGCAGTTTGGCCGGGTAGCAGAGGATGTGTTCACCATGGATTACAACTACCCGCTGTGTGCGCTGCAGGCCTTTGCCATTGCCCTGTCCAGCTTCGACAGCAAGCTGGCGTGCGAGTAG